From one Brachypodium distachyon strain Bd21 chromosome 4, Brachypodium_distachyon_v3.0, whole genome shotgun sequence genomic stretch:
- the LOC100822663 gene encoding ABC transporter G family member 11 yields MEVSSPSPLPRWAPTPSPSRPLWRGWLGTPDALRSRSAGGIRPSLGRMMFRWTTQRGAGDSAVAGGADHVVVEDPGVFLTWEDVCVTVAGGGQPVGILSGITGHAGPGEVLAIMGPSGCGKTTLLDTLAGRLGPGINQTGVILINGRPEKLAFGTSAYVTQDSVLMSTLTVREAVYYSAALQLPGAMSAAEKRAHADLVIREMGLGDAMDTRIGGRMRKGISGGQRKRVTICVEMLTRPRLLFLDEPTSGLDSAASYHVMSHIARIAAREAMTVVAAVHQPSGDVFDLFQRLCLLAYGKTVFFGAASDATEFFTRSGFPCPHLRNPSDHFLRIINKDFDEEIVESSKPRRKTAAEAIDILTDAYHSPDYSEKTMNQISVMKQIVGAPFRRREQASFSAKLLVLTRRSFVNMHRDIGYYWMRLAVYLGIGICLGTIFYQVGHSYSSIQARCEVIMYTTALLTFMAIGGFPSFVEDVKVFRRERLSGHYGVAEFVISNTLSATPYLAVIAVISGAMLYYLTGLSRGTDRFAYFVVNLCMCTLLVESIMMIIAVIVPDFLMGIIVGAGVQGVMMLNGGFFRLPNELPKPVWKYPCYYISFHKYAVQGFYKNEFMGQSFPSDQLVEANVTISGLQVLQEKLQVEMWYSKWVNIAILCGMMVVYRAMFFGIVKIAEEVRPKLRGMRCKWCK; encoded by the exons ATGGAGgtctcgtcgccgtcgccgctgccgcggtgGGCTCCGACGCCGAGCCCGTCGCGCCCGCTGTGGCGCGGCTGGCTCGGCACGCCGGACGCCCTCCGCTCTCGGTCCGCGGGGGGCATCCGGCCCTCGCTTGGAAGGATGATGTTCCGGTGGACGACGCAGCGTGGCGCCGGCGATTCGGCGGTGGCTGGAGGGGCGGATCACGTCGTGGTCGAGGACCCCGGGGTGTTCCTGACGTGGGAGGACGTGTGCGTcacggtggccggcggcgggcagccGGTGGGGATCCTCAGCGGGATCACTGGCCACGCGGGCCCCGGGGAGGTGCTCGCCATCATGGGCCCGTCGGGCTGCGGCAAGACCACGCTCCTTGATACTCTCGCAG GAAGGTTAGGCCCCGGAATTAATCAAACCGGGGTGATTCTAATCAATGGCCGCCCGGAGAAACTCGCCTTCGGAACCTCG GCTTACGTGACCCAAGACAGCGTGCTGATGTCGACGCTGACGGTGCGGGAGGCGGTGTACTACTCGGCGGCGCTGCAGCTTCCGGGCGCgatgtcggcggcggagaagcgGGCGCACGCGGATCTGGTGATCCGGGAGATGGGGCTGGGGGACGCCATGGACACCCGCATCGGCGGGCGGATGCGCAAGGGCATCAGCGGCGGGCAGCGGAAGCGGGTGACCATCTGCGTGGAGATGCTCACCCGGCCCCGGCTGCTGTTCCTGGACGAGCCCACCAGCGGGCTCGACAGCGCCGCCTCCTACCACGTCATGAGCCACATCGCCAGGATCGCCGCCAGGGAAGCCATgaccgtcgtcgccgccgtgcaCCAGCCCAGCGGCGACGTCTTCGACCTCTTTCAGAGGCTCTGCCTGCTTGCGTATGGCAAGACCGTCTTCTTCGGAGCAGCTTCTGATGCCACAGAG TTCTTTACTCGAAGTGGCTTTCCATGTCCGCACCTGAGGAACCCATCTGACCACTTCCTGAGAATAATCAACAAAGATTTCGATGAG GAGATTGTGGAAAGTTCCAAACCTAGGAGGAAAACTGCAGCTGAAGCAATAGATATCCTCACAGATGCATACCACTCCCCTGATTACTCTGAGAAGACAATGAACCAAATATCTGTGATGAAACAGATA GTTGGAGCTCCTTTCAGGAGGAGGGAACAAGCCAGCTTCTCTGCAAAGCTCCTTGTGCTCACCAGAAGGTCATTTGTAAATATGCACAGGGACATAGGGTACTATTGGATGCGTTTGGCTGTCTACCTCGGCATTGGTATTTGTCTTGGCACGATATTCTACCAAGTTGGCCATAGTTACAGCTCTATCCAG GCTAGATGTGAAGTAATAATGTATACCACCGCACTTCTAACGTTCATGGCAATTGGGGGATTCCCTTCTTTCGTAGAAGACGTAAAG GTGTTCAGAAGGGAGCGGCTGAGCGGCCATTACGGTGTAGCAGAGTTCGTCATCTCAAACACACTGTCGGCCACTCCATACTTGGCCGTGATCGCCGTGATCTCAGGCGCAATGCTCTACTACCTAACGGGGCTATCCAGAGGCACCGACCGGTTCGCCTACTTCGTGGTGAACCTCTGCATGTGCACGCTGCTGGTGGAGAGCATCATGATGATCATCGCCGTTATTGTGCCGGACTTCCTGATGGGCATCATCGTTGGCGCCGGAGTCCAAGGGGTGATGATGCTCAACGGCGGCTTCTTCCGGCTCCCCAACGAGCTCCCCAAGCCGGTCTGGAAGTACCCTTGTTACTACATCTCCTTCCACAAGTACGCGGTGCAGGGGTTCTACAAGAACGAGTTCATGGGGCAGTCGTTCCCGAGTGACCAGCTGGTGGAGGCCAATGTCACCATCAGTGGCCTTCAGGTGCTGCAGGAGAAGCTGCAGGTGGAGATGTGGTACTCCAAATGGGTCAACATTGCTATCCTCTGTGGGATGATGGTGGTGTACAGGGCGATGTTCTTCGGTATTGTTAAGATTGCAGAGGAGGTCAGGCCAAAGCTGAGGGGAATGAGATGCAAATGGTGTAAATAG